Below is a window of Candidatus Methylomirabilota bacterium DNA.
GCACCGGAAGGACGCCATGCGGGCCCGGATCACCTGCGCGGTCTCCATCGGCCCGCGCGACGCAGGCGGCTTCGGCCTGGCCGTGAAGCTCCACGTCGAGGACCGCAGCCTGCCGAAGGGCGAGCTGGCCGCGCTGGCCCAGGAAGCCCACGAGCAGATCTGCCCCTACTCTCACGCCACCCGCGGCAACGTGCCGGTCGAGCTCACGGTGGAGGGCTCGTAGGCGAGCCGGGCGCACGCGGACGCGCGACGAAGCGCCTCATCTCGTCGCGCGCCCGTCGGGTCTCGAGGTCGATCCGGAACCCGGACGACTCGACCGCGCGCTCGGTGTCGCGGTTCGGGTGACAGCCGCCGGCCAGCCGCGTCCAGATCGGCTGCACGCGGTCCTGGAAGCGCGCCTTCCACGGGCGGGTGGAGCGCACGTGCTCCAGCATGCGGAGCTGGCCGTGCGGGGCGAGCACGCGCCGCACCTCATCGAGGCCGCGCTGCGCGTCCGGCACGGTGCAGAAGACCAGGCCGCTCAGCACCGTGTCGAACGCCGCGTCCCGGAACGGAAGCGCTTCGGCGCGGCCCAGGACCAGCGGCACCTGCGGCGCCCGACCGCGGGCGCGCTGGACCGCGTCCCACGAGGGATCCAGGCCGACCGCG
It encodes the following:
- a CDS encoding organic hydroperoxide resistance protein — its product is MDTIKPLFTATATAVGGRNGHTESADGLVKVDLSVPKEMGGPGRPGAATPEHLFAAGYAACFGGALDLVGKKHRKDAMRARITCAVSIGPRDAGGFGLAVKLHVEDRSLPKGELAALAQEAHEQICPYSHATRGNVPVELTVEGS
- a CDS encoding class I SAM-dependent methyltransferase; this translates as MRGVEQIPWLYDAICAIYERLGLGRWRRWLVGGASGRVLDVGCGTGRNLALLPRGVVAVGLDPSWDAVQRARGRAPQVPLVLGRAEALPFRDAAFDTVLSGLVFCTVPDAQRGLDEVRRVLAPHGQLRMLEHVRSTRPWKARFQDRVQPIWTRLAGGCHPNRDTERAVESSGFRIDLETRRARDEMRRFVARPRAPGSPTSPPP